The Streptomyces sp. NBC_00597 DNA segment GGCCTGGCGTGCCCCGATGGTCTCACTCATGACGAAAAGTCAACCCCCGATTCCTCATATTCGCTCACTGCATTTAGACTGAGCAGTCAGTGCACAACTGTCTCCTGTTTTGGAGGAAGCACGATGCTCTTCCTGATAGCGGCCCTCATGCTGATGGGGATCGCCCTCGGAACCGTGGCCCACGTCCCCGTCCCCGTGTCACTCGCCGCCACCGCCGCGATCGGCTGCTGGCTGCTGGTCTTCGCGGTCCGCGAGCGGACGGCCCGCCACCACCGGCCGGCCGGCCGACGGGAGGGATGACCGTGAACGCCCCCGACACCGCGCTCCACACCCACGCCCACGCGCCCAAGCCCGGGCCCGCAGCCGCAGCCGCTCCCGCGCCCGCGGCGGCCGTCCGTCAGGCCGACGGGATGGCGGTGGCCTCCTTCGTGCTGGGCCTGGTCGGTCTCCTCGCGCTGAACCTGCTCCTCGGTCCGGCCTCGATCGTCCTCGCCGCGCTCGCACTGCACCGCGGTACGACCCGGCCCGGCCGCGCACGGCTCGGTCTCGCCCTCGGCATCGCGGACCTCGTCGTCCTCGTCTGTCTGGTCAGCGCGGACCAGACCTGGTCGTGGAGCATCGGCTGACCGCCGCGCCACCGACCCGTCCGCCCGCCCGCCCCGCTACGGCAGCGGGGCTCCGCGGGCGGTGAGCCACAGGTCGTACCACTCCTCGTGCGTGAGCTCCGGTTCGCGCAGCGCGGCGTCGCGGCAGGCCCGGATGCGCTCGGGACGCCCGCTCCCCACGACGGGGGCGATCCGGGCGGGGTGCCGCTGCAGCCACCACAGCAGGACCGTCTCGGGCGTCGTGCCCTTCACCTCGGCCAGTTCGCGCACGAGGCGGGCCGTCGCCCGCTCGGCGGGGCTCTCCTGGGCACCGGTGAAACGGCCCTGCGCCAGCGCGCCCCAGGCCTGGAGGCGGACACCGTTGTCCAGGCAGTACTCGACGGTCCCGGCCGGGAATCCGCTCGCCGCCGCCGCGGCCGTGTTGACGAGTACGCCGTCTTCCAGCCAGTCCCGCCGGTCCAGGCTCATCTCCAGCTGGTTGGCGACCAGCGGGAATTCGAGGTGCCGTTGGAGACGGGCGATCTGGGCGGCGTTCATGTTCGAGACACCGAAACTGTGGACCAGCCCCTGCGCGCGCAGCGAGGTGAGCGCCGCCGCGACGTCCTGCGGGTCGGCCAGCGGATCGGGCCGGTGCAGCAGCAGGACGTCGACGGCGTCGGTGCGCAGGCGCACCAGGCTCTCCTCGACCCGCCGCACGATGTTGGCGCCGCGCAGGTCGTAGATGCCGGGGCGGTCGCCTTCCGCGAGCCGGATCCCGCACTTGGTCTGGAGCACGATCCGCTCGCGCAGGCCCGGGGTACGGGACAGCACCTCCCCGAAGACGGCCTCCGCCTTGCCGCGGCGGTAGATGTCGGCATGGTCGAAGGTGTCGATGCCGCTCTCCAGCGCCGCCACGATCGCCGCCTCGGCCGCATCGATGTCGGCGGAGCCGTACGCATCGGTGTCCCAGCTGCCGCCGAGCGCCATGCAGCCGTACAGCAGCCGGGCGCCGTCCTTCTCCGGTGGTGTGATCGCCATGCCGCCACCCTACGAGGCCGCGGCGCGCCCCCGTACCAGGGCTCCGGGCGGGGACGTACGGGCCACCGGCTTCGCGGCGGGCCGCGGACGCGGGGCTTCCACGGGCTTCTTCTGCGGCGGGGGCGTCCTCGGCGGGTAGGAAGGCGGCACCTTGGGTCCGCTCGCACCGGTCGGCATCGTAGTCATGCGACCACGCTACGCGCACGAAGGGGATCCCGGGCCCGGGTCCGCCAC contains these protein-coding regions:
- a CDS encoding aldo/keto reductase, with the translated sequence MAITPPEKDGARLLYGCMALGGSWDTDAYGSADIDAAEAAIVAALESGIDTFDHADIYRRGKAEAVFGEVLSRTPGLRERIVLQTKCGIRLAEGDRPGIYDLRGANIVRRVEESLVRLRTDAVDVLLLHRPDPLADPQDVAAALTSLRAQGLVHSFGVSNMNAAQIARLQRHLEFPLVANQLEMSLDRRDWLEDGVLVNTAAAAASGFPAGTVEYCLDNGVRLQAWGALAQGRFTGAQESPAERATARLVRELAEVKGTTPETVLLWWLQRHPARIAPVVGSGRPERIRACRDAALREPELTHEEWYDLWLTARGAPLP